TTTTGTGAACTGCTCATGAGTGAGTTGTTGCGATGCGTCTGAAAGTGCTACTGAAGGGTTGGGATGTACCTCAATCAGCAAACCGTCAACATCCATCGCCATGCAAGCGCAGGCAAGATCGGGCACGCCATAAGCATAGCCCATGGCATGGCTGGGGTCGAGTACAACAGGAAGGTTTGTATATTCTTTCAGATAAGCGGCGCCACAAAGATCTAACGTGAATCGAGTTTTGGTTTCGAAGGTGCGAATGCCGCGTTCGCACAGGATTACGTTTTCATTGCCTCCTGAAAGGATGAATTCTGCCGCCTGCACAAATTCCTGCAGCGTGCTTCCGAAACCCCGTTTAAGTAAAATAGGTTTATTCGTTTTACCGCATTTGCGTAAAATACCGTGGTCGTACATGGATTTTGCGCCAACCTGTATCATGTCGGCGTATTCTATAACCGCATCTGCATGGGTAGAGTCGCGTACTTCGGTAATGATTGCCAGGCCGTACTTCTCGCGTATACCTGCAAGTAATTTCAGTCCTTCGATGCCCATTCCCTGAAAGGTATAGGGCGAAGTACGCGGCTTGTAGGCTCCGGCACGCAGGGTGTTCAATCCAAGTTTTTTGATGAGCTGCGCTGTCACTTCCAATTGTTCTTCCGATTCAACCGAGCATGGACCAATGGCTATAAGCGTATTGCCCGTGCTGCCTCCTGTGTTGAGATTGCCAACTTTCACAGTGCGTGTTTCTGACCTATAGCTGCGCGATGAGAGCTGCATGTCGGTTTCCGTCACAAAAATGGCTTCAACAAACGCCGTATGTTTTTCATCTATGGTCTTAAAGCGCGAAGGTGTAACGAGTAGGGTGCGACCTTCTGAAGCGAGGGTAACGGCTTCGTAAAATGCCGCCATAGTATCCGCGGTTTTCTTATCGGTTGTATTTTTCAGGTGCAATATCATGATTCGCCTTTAATCAGGTTGTTGAATTTTATGGTTCCGGTGATTTTATTATTTTTATCTACAACGGGCAGAAATAGCACGGGGAAGTTCAGCTTATTAATATATTCAAGTACTTCGGTTACTGTGTTGTCTTCACAGACGAGGGCAGGGGAGCGGTTAATCAGCGATGACGCCTGTATATTGTTCAGGTCGCCGTAATGCCGGATAAGTGCTTTACGCACATCGGCATTGGAAATAATGCCGAGCATGAATCCCATTTCATCAACCACATTGGTAAATCCCATGCGGTATGCTTCAATCTTAGTCAGCACATCCAGAAAATTAAAATTACCGTTTGCCGTGATAACGGGAATTTCGTCACCTTCGAGCATGAAATCGCGTATGCAGTAATGCGATTCTATATCGTTGCTTTGCAGACGCAGCAGGGCGGAGCCAATGAAATCACCTTTAAAAAGGTAGGAGCCGATAACGGCAACATTAACCCCCATATTTCTAAGGATGAACGATAATTCTTCGTTGATACCGCCGTCAACATGAATGTCTTTGTCGGGGAAGTCGGCTCTGAACTGCCTTATTTTCCTGAAGTTTTGCTTATCGAAACGGCCACCGCTCACTCCCGGCGTAGTGGTCATGAAAAGTATAAACGAAAAACAGCGGCTGTACTGCTCAAATATGCTGACCGGCGTTTCTGATGTGATTGCTAAACCCAAATGAGTATTAAGGTGTACAGGCGGGATGAATCCCGGGATGAGATTTTCGAACTGAAGTGTCACTTTTTCAATGCCTAATTCTACTATTTTATCGTAGAATAGTTCGGGCTCAGCTGTGATAAGATGCAGGTCAATAGGCGTTTTGCTGATATTGCGAATACTTCGGATATCTTCAAAAACATTCAGGTCGTTGTTACAGTCAATATGAAAGTAATCAACGCGGTGGTCGTCCAGTTCGCGTATGAGATTTTCGAGGGTTTTGTCTTTACTTGAATATATTGA
This genomic interval from Bacteroidota bacterium contains the following:
- the aroF gene encoding 3-deoxy-7-phosphoheptulonate synthase codes for the protein MILHLKNTTDKKTADTMAAFYEAVTLASEGRTLLVTPSRFKTIDEKHTAFVEAIFVTETDMQLSSRSYRSETRTVKVGNLNTGGSTGNTLIAIGPCSVESEEQLEVTAQLIKKLGLNTLRAGAYKPRTSPYTFQGMGIEGLKLLAGIREKYGLAIITEVRDSTHADAVIEYADMIQVGAKSMYDHGILRKCGKTNKPILLKRGFGSTLQEFVQAAEFILSGGNENVILCERGIRTFETKTRFTLDLCGAAYLKEYTNLPVVLDPSHAMGYAYGVPDLACACMAMDVDGLLIEVHPNPSVALSDASQQLTHEQFTKLFERLNAIATALNKTII
- a CDS encoding CBS domain-containing protein; the protein is MKISASIYSSKDKTLENLIRELDDHRVDYFHIDCNNDLNVFEDIRSIRNISKTPIDLHLITAEPELFYDKIVELGIEKVTLQFENLIPGFIPPVHLNTHLGLAITSETPVSIFEQYSRCFSFILFMTTTPGVSGGRFDKQNFRKIRQFRADFPDKDIHVDGGINEELSFILRNMGVNVAVIGSYLFKGDFIGSALLRLQSNDIESHYCIRDFMLEGDEIPVITANGNFNFLDVLTKIEAYRMGFTNVVDEMGFMLGIISNADVRKALIRHYGDLNNIQASSLINRSPALVCEDNTVTEVLEYINKLNFPVLFLPVVDKNNKITGTIKFNNLIKGES